One Halarcobacter ebronensis genomic window carries:
- a CDS encoding amino acid ABC transporter permease gives MNFDFVWFMNLFPIVLPALGLTISVALISLFLTLFLSVIIAVIRYYKIKGLYLFFGLFISFFRATPLVAQLFILYFGLPSIFPILESMTAYQATIIALTLNTSAFLAEDFRGALDSIDKGQKEACFSMGMTKFQAMKRVILPQAFIIALPSIGNRFIGIIKGTALGFTVGLADIMAKSKIEAALSLRFFEAYLCVTLIYLVLVLIVEQILKYLEKKTQKAY, from the coding sequence ATGAATTTTGATTTTGTATGGTTTATGAACCTTTTTCCTATAGTTCTTCCTGCACTTGGTTTAACAATCTCTGTTGCATTAATATCTCTTTTTTTAACCTTATTCCTTTCTGTGATTATTGCAGTAATTAGGTATTATAAAATAAAAGGACTTTATCTTTTTTTCGGGCTTTTTATTAGTTTTTTTAGAGCAACTCCTTTAGTAGCACAACTCTTTATACTCTATTTTGGACTTCCAAGTATTTTCCCTATTTTAGAATCAATGACAGCATATCAAGCAACTATTATAGCCCTTACTCTAAATACTTCAGCTTTTTTAGCTGAAGATTTTAGGGGTGCACTTGATTCAATTGACAAGGGGCAAAAAGAAGCTTGTTTCTCTATGGGGATGACTAAGTTTCAAGCTATGAAAAGGGTTATCTTGCCTCAAGCTTTTATAATTGCTCTTCCTTCAATAGGGAATAGATTTATAGGTATTATAAAAGGAACTGCTTTAGGATTTACTGTTGGTTTAGCTGATATTATGGCTAAATCAAAAATTGAAGCAGCCCTTAGCCTTAGATTTTTTGAAGCTTATTTATGTGTTACTTTAATCTATTTGGTTTTAGTTTTAATTGTTGAACAGATTTTAAAATATTTGGAAAAAAAGACCCAAAAAGCTTATTAA
- a CDS encoding transporter substrate-binding domain-containing protein, whose translation MQKLFKLVVAGIFALSICVHADDSTLKEIVVASGSTSVPNSYIVSGKHTGHEVDIWNEISKKTGLKVKFITGEFNTLFGYLDSGKADTVGNTITINQKRLDKYDFSEPYAYIPEKLVVQPEREDIKKLKDIEGLTCGYSAGSNGGNLFEQIAKKQNIKINLVSYDSSELLAEAFRRHKVDVMIFSAGETAFKIKNGYLKARMAEENVTLGLKAYPFVKSNERSKKLREIVTKAIQEMKADGTLTKIYEKWYGMDFSNEPKDAKLIK comes from the coding sequence ATGCAAAAATTATTCAAACTAGTGGTGGCTGGAATCTTTGCTTTATCTATATGTGTACATGCAGATGATTCTACGTTAAAAGAGATTGTGGTGGCTTCAGGTTCTACTTCTGTACCTAATTCATACATTGTAAGTGGTAAACATACAGGACACGAGGTTGATATTTGGAATGAAATTTCAAAAAAAACAGGTTTAAAAGTTAAATTTATCACAGGTGAATTTAACACTTTATTTGGTTACTTAGATTCAGGGAAAGCTGATACTGTTGGTAATACAATAACAATAAATCAAAAGAGATTAGATAAATATGATTTTTCTGAACCTTATGCTTATATTCCAGAAAAATTAGTTGTTCAACCCGAAAGAGAAGATATTAAAAAACTTAAAGATATCGAAGGTCTAACTTGTGGATATTCAGCAGGATCTAATGGGGGAAATCTTTTTGAACAAATTGCTAAAAAACAGAATATCAAAATAAATCTTGTATCTTATGATAGTTCAGAACTTTTAGCAGAAGCATTTAGAAGACATAAAGTTGATGTTATGATTTTTTCTGCTGGTGAGACTGCATTTAAAATTAAAAATGGATACTTAAAAGCTAGAATGGCTGAAGAAAATGTAACTCTTGGATTAAAAGCTTATCCTTTTGTAAAAAGCAATGAAAGATCAAAAAAATTAAGAGAGATTGTTACAAAAGCAATTCAAGAGATGAAAGCAGATGGTACATTAACAAAAATCTATGAAAAATGGTATGGAATGGATTTTAGTAATGAACCAAAAGATGCAAAATTAATAAAATAA